A region from the Citrobacter telavivensis genome encodes:
- the nuoH gene encoding NADH-quinone oxidoreductase subunit NuoH gives MSWITPDLIEILLTILKAVVILLVVVTCGAFMSFGERRLLGLFQNRYGPNRVGWGGSLQLVADMIKMFFKEDWIPKFSDRVIFTLAPMIAFTSLLLAFAIVPVSPGWVVADLNIGILFFLMMAGLAVYAVLFAGWSSNNKYSLLGAMRASAQTLSYEVFLGLSLMGVVAQAGSFNMTDIVNNQADIWNVIPQFFGFVTFAIAGVAVCHRHPFDQPEAEQELADGYHIEYSGMKFGLFFVGEYIGIVTISALMVTLFFGGWHGPLLPPFIWFALKTAFFMMMFILIRASLPRPRYDQVMSFGWKICLPLTLINLLVTAAVILWQAQ, from the coding sequence ATGAGTTGGATTACACCGGATCTGATTGAGATCCTGCTGACCATCCTCAAAGCGGTGGTGATCCTGCTGGTGGTGGTCACCTGCGGGGCATTCATGAGCTTTGGCGAACGTCGTCTGCTGGGGCTGTTCCAGAACCGTTACGGACCGAACCGTGTAGGCTGGGGCGGTTCGCTCCAGTTGGTCGCGGACATGATTAAGATGTTCTTTAAAGAAGACTGGATCCCGAAATTCTCGGATCGCGTCATCTTTACGCTTGCGCCAATGATTGCCTTTACTTCGCTGCTGTTGGCGTTTGCCATCGTGCCGGTGAGTCCGGGTTGGGTGGTTGCGGATCTGAACATCGGGATCCTGTTCTTCCTGATGATGGCGGGTCTGGCGGTGTATGCGGTGCTGTTCGCCGGTTGGTCGAGCAACAACAAATACTCGCTGTTGGGTGCAATGCGTGCGTCTGCGCAGACGCTCAGCTACGAAGTGTTCCTCGGACTTTCCCTGATGGGCGTGGTGGCGCAGGCCGGTTCATTTAACATGACCGACATCGTCAACAATCAGGCCGATATCTGGAACGTTATTCCGCAGTTCTTTGGTTTTGTCACCTTCGCTATCGCAGGCGTGGCGGTGTGTCACCGTCACCCGTTTGACCAGCCGGAAGCCGAGCAGGAACTGGCCGATGGTTATCACATTGAATACTCCGGGATGAAGTTCGGTCTGTTCTTTGTGGGGGAGTACATCGGTATCGTCACCATTTCTGCGCTGATGGTTACCTTGTTCTTCGGTGGCTGGCATGGCCCGTTATTACCGCCATTCATCTGGTTCGCGCTGAAAACCGCGTTCTTCATGATGATGTTCATTTTGATTCGTGCGTCGTTACCGCGTCCTCGTTATGACCAGGTAATGTCCTTCGGCTGGAAGATCTGCCTGCCGCTGACGCTCATCAACTTGCTGGTAACGGCGGCTGTCATTCTCTGGCAGGCGCAATAA
- the nuoG gene encoding NADH-quinone oxidoreductase subunit NuoG, whose amino-acid sequence MATIHVDGKEYEVNGADNLLEACLSLGLDIPYFCWHPALGSVGACRQCAVKQYQNAEDTRGRLVMSCMTPATEGTFISIDDEEAKQFRESVVEWLMTNHPHDCPVCEEGGNCHLQDMTVMTGHSFRRYRFTKRTHRNQDLGPFISHEMNRCIACYRCVRYYKDYADGTDLGVYGAHDNVYFGRPEDGTLESEFSGNLVEICPTGVFTDKTHSERYNRKWDMQFAPSICQQCSIGCNTSPGERYGELRRIENRYNGTVNHYFLCDRGRFGYGYVNLKDRPRQPVQRRGDDLITLNAEQAMQGAADILRQSKKVIGIGSPRASVESNFALRELVGAENFYTGIAHSEQERLQLALKVLREGGVHTPALRDIESYDAVLVLGEDITQTGARVALAVRQAVKGKAREMAAAQKVADWQIAAILNIGQRAKHPLFVTNVDNTRLDDIAAWTYRAPVEDQARLGFAIAHALDNTAPAVDGISSDLQNKIDVIVQALAGAKKPLIISGTNAGSTEVIQAAANVAKALKGRGADVGITMIARSVNSMGLGIMGGGSLDDALTELETGRADAVVVLENDLHRHASATRVNAALAKAPLVMVVDHQRTAIMDNAHLVLSAASFAESDGTVINNEGRAQRFFQVYDPAYYDANTIMLESWRWLHSLHSTVQSREVDWTQLDHVIDAVVAAIPELAGIKDAAPDATFRIRGQKLAREPHRYSGRTAMRANISVHEPRQPQDKDTMFAFSMEGNNQPSAPRSQIPFAWAPGWNSPQAWNKFQDEVGGKLRHGDPGVRLIEASEGGLDYFTTVPASFQAQDGQWRIAPYYHLFGSDELSQRAPVFQSRMPQPYIKLNPADAAKLGVNAGTRVSFSYDGNTVTLPVEIAEGLTAGQVGLPMGMPGIAPVLAGARLEDLQEAQQ is encoded by the coding sequence ATGGCTACGATTCATGTAGACGGCAAAGAATATGAGGTCAACGGAGCGGACAACCTGCTGGAAGCTTGTCTGTCTCTCGGCCTTGATATTCCGTACTTTTGCTGGCATCCGGCGCTGGGAAGCGTTGGTGCTTGCCGCCAGTGTGCGGTGAAGCAATACCAAAACGCGGAAGACACGCGTGGTCGCCTGGTGATGTCTTGTATGACACCGGCCACCGAAGGCACGTTTATTTCGATTGACGACGAAGAAGCGAAACAGTTCCGCGAAAGCGTGGTGGAGTGGTTAATGACCAACCACCCGCACGATTGTCCGGTCTGTGAAGAGGGCGGTAACTGTCATCTTCAGGATATGACCGTGATGACCGGCCACAGTTTCCGTCGTTATCGTTTCACCAAGCGTACTCACCGCAATCAGGACCTCGGACCGTTCATCTCTCACGAAATGAACCGCTGTATCGCCTGCTATCGCTGCGTGCGTTACTACAAAGATTATGCAGACGGCACCGATCTTGGCGTGTATGGCGCGCACGATAACGTCTACTTCGGTCGCCCGGAAGATGGCACGCTGGAAAGCGAGTTCTCCGGCAACCTGGTGGAAATCTGCCCGACCGGCGTCTTCACTGATAAAACGCACTCCGAGCGTTATAACCGTAAATGGGACATGCAGTTTGCACCGAGCATCTGCCAGCAGTGTTCCATCGGCTGTAACACCAGCCCGGGCGAGCGCTACGGCGAACTGCGTCGTATCGAAAACCGCTACAATGGGACCGTTAACCATTACTTCCTCTGCGACCGCGGTCGTTTTGGCTATGGTTACGTGAACCTGAAAGACCGTCCGCGTCAGCCGGTACAGCGTCGTGGCGATGACCTGATCACCCTCAACGCCGAGCAGGCGATGCAGGGCGCGGCAGACATTCTGCGTCAGTCGAAGAAAGTGATTGGCATCGGTTCTCCGCGCGCCAGCGTCGAGAGCAACTTCGCGCTGCGTGAACTGGTTGGAGCGGAAAACTTCTACACCGGGATTGCACATTCCGAGCAGGAACGTCTGCAACTGGCACTGAAAGTGCTGCGTGAGGGCGGAGTGCATACCCCTGCGCTGCGTGATATCGAATCTTACGATGCGGTGCTGGTGCTGGGCGAAGACATCACTCAGACCGGTGCTCGCGTTGCGCTGGCCGTGCGTCAGGCGGTAAAAGGCAAAGCACGCGAAATGGCGGCAGCCCAGAAAGTGGCTGACTGGCAGATTGCGGCGATCCTCAACATCGGCCAACGTGCGAAGCATCCGCTGTTCGTGACCAACGTGGACAACACGCGTCTGGATGATATCGCTGCCTGGACCTACCGTGCGCCGGTTGAAGATCAGGCGCGCTTAGGTTTCGCTATCGCCCACGCGCTGGACAACACGGCACCAGCCGTTGACGGCATCAGCAGCGATTTGCAAAACAAAATCGACGTGATCGTTCAGGCGCTGGCCGGGGCGAAAAAACCGCTGATTATTTCTGGCACCAACGCCGGTAGCACTGAAGTGATTCAGGCGGCTGCCAACGTGGCGAAAGCGCTGAAAGGTCGCGGGGCTGACGTCGGCATCACGATGATTGCCCGTTCTGTTAACAGTATGGGCCTGGGCATTATGGGTGGCGGTTCACTTGATGATGCGTTGACTGAACTGGAAACCGGTCGTGCAGACGCGGTGGTAGTGCTGGAAAACGATCTGCATCGTCACGCGTCGGCAACGCGCGTGAATGCCGCGCTGGCAAAAGCGCCGCTGGTAATGGTGGTTGACCATCAGCGCACCGCGATCATGGACAACGCCCACCTGGTGCTTTCTGCGGCAAGCTTTGCCGAAAGCGACGGTACGGTCATCAACAACGAAGGCCGCGCTCAGCGTTTCTTCCAGGTTTACGATCCGGCGTACTACGACGCCAACACCATTATGCTGGAAAGCTGGCGCTGGCTGCATTCGCTGCACAGCACCGTGCAGAGCCGCGAAGTGGACTGGACGCAGCTTGACCACGTTATCGACGCTGTAGTTGCCGCGATACCTGAACTGGCCGGCATTAAAGACGCTGCGCCGGATGCCACCTTCCGCATTCGTGGACAGAAACTGGCGCGTGAGCCGCACCGTTACAGCGGTCGTACAGCCATGCGCGCGAACATCAGCGTTCATGAACCGCGTCAGCCGCAGGACAAAGACACGATGTTTGCCTTCTCGATGGAAGGGAACAACCAGCCGTCCGCGCCGCGTTCACAGATTCCATTTGCCTGGGCTCCGGGCTGGAACTCCCCGCAGGCGTGGAACAAGTTCCAGGATGAAGTGGGCGGTAAGCTGCGTCATGGCGATCCGGGTGTGCGTCTGATCGAAGCGTCAGAAGGCGGTCTGGATTATTTCACGACCGTTCCGGCGAGCTTCCAGGCGCAGGACGGACAGTGGCGTATCGCGCCGTACTACCATCTGTTTGGTAGCGACGAATTGTCTCAGCGCGCGCCGGTCTTCCAGAGCCGCATGCCGCAACCGTACATCAAACTCAACCCGGCCGATGCCGCGAAGTTGGGCGTGAATGCCGGTACCCGCGTCTCCTTTAGCTACGATGGCAATACGGTCACGCTACCGGTTGAAATCGCTGAAGGGTTGACGGCAGGGCAGGTCGGTTTGCCGATGGGCATGCCGGGCATTGCCCCTGTTCTGGCGGGCGCACGTCTTGAGGATCTGCAGGAGGCACAACAATGA